In one window of Aquimarina spinulae DNA:
- a CDS encoding HsdM family class I SAM-dependent methyltransferase translates to MQNQNIKNKVQALWDRLWSGGLANPITAIENISYLLFMKRLEVFKKDLSDEYKWSKYHHLSGKALITKLNSVFSYIQNSLAEEDEPFARAMKKATFTLTDKPASLAKDAIQYIDEIYLEIDREIDDKKQHFQDIQGDLYEYLLKHTSEAGKNGQFRTPRHIIHLMSAILNPDIDGKICDLASGSAGFLVGAYQHILTKYSKNITVDPVDGLPKGTDGELFNKKANKDKLKKLKESTFYGFDIDQTMVRIGMMNLMMHGITHPNIEDCDTLSLGYEKLIAEQLNEDFDENSEKSIQNSKLQGQYKYILANPPFTGKINSQTVSTNLDRAYPPKYDKDKNRKKQTVQSELLFLERMAYMLEEGGKACVIVPEGVLFNSGGAHKTTRKVLMTDCDLEGVISLPSGVFQPYTAVKTSILIFKKRKFKNGFDKPQNIDVWFYGMESDGYSLDSNRKELKEKPLPVVLEEWEHRENKPQDDKKLQHFKIPFSEIEENDFELNFNLYKEFVYEKQDFRPSVDILKEIKVLEKSISEGLKELS, encoded by the coding sequence ATGCAAAATCAAAATATAAAAAATAAAGTACAAGCACTTTGGGATAGACTTTGGTCAGGAGGTTTAGCAAATCCAATTACTGCTATTGAAAACATTTCATATTTACTTTTTATGAAACGTTTGGAAGTCTTTAAAAAAGATCTTTCTGACGAATATAAATGGAGTAAGTATCATCATTTATCAGGTAAAGCACTAATAACAAAACTCAACAGTGTTTTTTCCTATATACAAAATAGTTTAGCCGAAGAAGATGAACCTTTTGCAAGAGCTATGAAGAAAGCTACTTTTACACTTACAGATAAACCAGCTTCATTAGCTAAGGATGCTATTCAATATATTGATGAAATATATTTAGAAATAGACAGGGAAATAGATGATAAAAAACAACATTTTCAAGATATACAAGGAGATTTGTATGAGTATTTACTAAAGCATACGAGTGAAGCAGGTAAAAATGGACAATTTAGAACTCCTAGGCATATTATTCATCTAATGTCTGCAATTTTAAACCCAGATATAGATGGTAAAATATGCGACCTAGCAAGTGGCTCAGCTGGATTTTTGGTAGGAGCTTACCAACATATACTCACCAAATATTCTAAAAATATAACAGTTGATCCTGTAGATGGTTTACCAAAAGGAACGGATGGGGAATTATTCAATAAAAAAGCTAATAAGGATAAGCTTAAAAAATTAAAAGAGTCTACATTTTATGGATTTGACATAGATCAAACAATGGTTCGAATTGGAATGATGAACCTAATGATGCACGGTATAACTCATCCAAATATAGAAGATTGTGACACACTTTCTTTAGGATATGAAAAATTGATAGCCGAACAACTAAATGAAGATTTTGATGAGAATAGTGAAAAATCCATACAAAATAGCAAACTACAAGGGCAATATAAATACATATTAGCAAATCCGCCTTTTACAGGTAAGATAAATAGTCAAACTGTATCAACAAATTTGGATAGAGCTTATCCACCTAAATATGATAAAGATAAAAACCGAAAAAAACAGACTGTACAATCAGAATTATTGTTTTTGGAACGTATGGCATATATGCTAGAAGAAGGAGGAAAGGCTTGTGTAATTGTACCAGAAGGGGTTTTATTTAATTCAGGAGGAGCGCATAAAACGACTAGAAAAGTATTAATGACTGATTGTGATTTAGAAGGCGTAATTTCCTTGCCAAGTGGTGTTTTTCAGCCTTATACAGCTGTCAAAACATCTATACTAATTTTTAAGAAACGTAAGTTTAAAAATGGATTTGATAAGCCTCAAAATATAGATGTTTGGTTTTATGGTATGGAATCAGATGGATATTCTCTAGATTCTAATAGAAAAGAGCTAAAAGAAAAGCCCTTACCTGTGGTTTTAGAAGAATGGGAACATCGAGAAAATAAGCCTCAAGATGATAAAAAACTACAGCATTTTAAAATACCATTTAGTGAAATTGAAGAAAATGATTTTGAGTTAAATTTTAACTTATATAAAGAGTTTGTATATGAAAAACAAGATTTCAGACCTTCTGTTGACATTTTAAAAGAAATTAAAGTGCTGGAAAAATCTATTTCTGAAGGATTAAAAGAATTAAGTTAA
- a CDS encoding helix-turn-helix domain-containing protein translates to MTDLGLYLSRKSVNRSDVSRKTGISKTRLSELANNNKTKLRADELYLIALAIDVNPCEVFNEVCKDLKLKE, encoded by the coding sequence ATGACTGATTTAGGACTCTATTTATCAAGGAAATCTGTAAACAGATCAGATGTATCTCGTAAAACAGGAATTAGTAAAACTAGACTTAGTGAGTTGGCTAATAACAATAAAACCAAACTGAGAGCAGATGAATTGTATTTAATAGCGCTAGCTATTGATGTAAATCCTTGTGAAGTATTTAATGAAGTGTGTAAAGATTTAAAATTGAAAGAATAA